One Chiloscyllium plagiosum isolate BGI_BamShark_2017 chromosome 14, ASM401019v2, whole genome shotgun sequence genomic region harbors:
- the LOC122556620 gene encoding mothers against decapentaplegic homolog 5 produces the protein MTMASLFSFTSPAVKRLLGWKQGDEEEKWAEKAVDALVKKLKKKKGAMEDLEKALSSPGQPSRCVTIPRSLDGRLQVSHRKGLPHVIYCRVWRWPDLQSHHELKPLDICEFPFGSKQKEVCINPYHYKRVESPVLPPVLVPRHSEFNPQHSLLVQFRNLSHNEPHMPHNATFPDSFQQPNSNPFPISPNSPYPPSPASSTYPSSPASSGPSSPFQLPADTPPPAYMPPEEQMNQDSTQPMDTGNVMMTSSIPNLPIISTRDVQPVAYEEPKHWCSIVYYELNNRVGEAFHASSTSVLVDGFTDPSNNKNRFCLGLLSNVNRNSTIENTRRHIGKGVHLYYVGGEVYAECLSDSSIFVQSRNCNYHHGFHPTTVCKIPSGCSLKIFNNQEFAQLLAQSVNHGFEAVYELTKMCTIRMSFVKGWGAEYHRQDVTSTPCWIEIHLHGPLQWLDKVLTQMGSPHNPISSVS, from the exons atgacGATGGCAAGCTTGTTCTCCTTTACTAGCCCAGCTGTAAAACGATTGTTGGGCTGGAAGCAAGGGGATGAAGAAGAAAAATGGGCAGAGAAAGCAGTTGATGCTCTAGTAAAAAAATTGAAGAAGAAAAAGGGGGCCATGGAGGATTTGGAAAAGGCATTGAGCAGTCCAGGTCAACCAAGCAGATGTGTTACCATCCCACGATCTCTAGATGGGCGACTTCAGGTATCTCACAGGAAAGGCCTGCCTCATGTCATTTATTGCCGTGTGTGGCGATGGCCAGATCTTCAAAGTCATCATGAGCTGAAGCCATTAGACATTTGCGAATTTCCATTTGGATCGAAACAGAAGGAAGTTTGTATCAATCCTTATCATTATAAGCGAGTGGAAAGTCCTG TTCTGCCTCCAGTTTTGGTTCCAAGACACAGTGAATTCAACCCACAGCATAGTCTCCTGGTCCAGTTCAGGAATTTGAGTCATAATGAGCCGCATATGCCGCACAATGCCACATTTccagattccttccaacaaccaAATAGTAATCCATTTCCTATTTCACCAAATAGCCCGTACCCTCCATCTCCTGCAAGCAGCACCTACCCTAGTTCACCAGCCAGTTCTGGACCAAGCAGTCCTTTCCAGCTGCCAG CTGATACACCTCCACCTGCTTACATGCCACCAGAAGAGCAGATGAATCAAGACAGTACACAACCAATGGATACTGGAAATGTCATGATGACCTCCAGCATACCCAATCTGCCCATTATATCCACTCGAG ATGTTCAACCTGTTGCTTATGAGGAGCCTAAGCACTGGTGTTCCATTGTGTATTATGAGCTAAACAATAGAGTTGGAGAAGCTTTCCATGCCTCCTCCACCAGTGTTTTAGTGGATGGCTTCACTGATCCATCTAACAACAAAAATCGTTTCTGCCTTGGTCTTCTTTCCAATGTAAATCGCAACTCTACTATTGAGAACACAAGGCGGCACATTGGTAAAG GTGTCCACCTATACTATGTGGGAGGTGAAGTCTATGCCGAATGCCTTAGTGACAGCAGCATTTTTGTCCAAAGTCGAAATTGCAACTATCACCATGGTTTTCACCCAACCACTGTCTGTAAGATACCCAGTGGTTGCAGCCTAAAGATATTCAACAACCAAGAATTTGCCCAGCTTCTTGCTCAGTCTGTAAATCATGGCTTTGAAGCAGTCTATGAACTTACCAAGATGTGTACCATTCGTATGAGCTTTGTTAAG GGTTGGGGTGCAGAATACCACCGGCAGGATGTAACTAGTACACCATGTTGGATAGAAATTCATCTTCATGGTCCACTTCAGTGGCTAGACAAAGTTCTTACCCAGATGGGCTCTCCTCATAATCCTATCTCTTCTGTATCTTAA